From one Lotus japonicus ecotype B-129 chromosome 3, LjGifu_v1.2 genomic stretch:
- the LOC130746329 gene encoding GRF1-interacting factor 3-like, whose product MQQTPQMIPMMPSFPSQNITTEQIQKFLDENKKLILAILDNQNLGKLAECAQYQAQLQKNLMYLAAIADSQPQTPAMPPQMAPHPAMQQGFYMQHPQAAAMAQQQGMFPQKMPMQFGNPHQMQDQQQQQQQQQLHQQAIQGQMGLRPGGMNNGMHPMHSNEAAHGGGSSGGPPSSAGPNDARGGNKQDASETGTAGGDGQGSSAAAHNSGDGESSYLKGSEEAK is encoded by the exons ATGCAGCAGACACCGCAAATGATTCCTATGATGCCTTCATTCCCATCTCAAAACATTACCACCGAACAGATTCAAAAA TTTCTTGATGAGAACAAGAAGCTGATTCTTGCAATATTGGACAATCAAAATCTTGGGAAACTTGCAGAATGTGCCCA ATACCAAGCTCAGCTTCAAAAGAATTTGATGTACTTAGCTGCAATTGCTGATTCACAGCCACAAACACCTGCCATGCCTCCACAG ATGGCGCCACATCCTGCGATGCAACAAGGGTTCTACATGCAACATCCTCAGGCTGCAGCAATGGCTCAGCAACAAGGAATGTTCCCCCAAAAAATGCCAATGCAATTTGGCAATCCGCATCAAATGCAGGAtcagcagcaacagcagcagcagcagcagctacACCAGCAGGCCATCCAAGGGCAGATGGGGCTGAGACCTGGAGGGATGAATAACGGCATGCATCCAATGCACAGCAACGAGGCTGCTCATGGAGGCGGCAGCAGTGGCGGTCCACCTTCGTCTGCCGGTCCGAATGATGCCCGTGGTGGAAACAAGCAAGATGCTTCTGAGACTGGGACAGCTGGTGGAGACGGCCAAGGAAGCTCTGCTGCGGCGCACAACAGTGGAGATGGTGAATCTTCTTATCTTAAGGGTTCAGAAGAGGCAAAGTGA
- the LOC130744810 gene encoding uncharacterized protein LOC130744810 — MVDNRVKPGNMLLALKNSNPQNQTTIRQVYNERMAHIRAKRRQLSEMQHLMRLLEEDRYMHWSRTEEGSTVIRSLFWAHPVSIHLFSQFPTVVLLDSTYKTNKYRIPLLEMVGMTSVAFTYTIGFGYMCNELTATFPTATHLLCQFHIAKCVKAKCKLTIQDKEMWDDVGDAWNRVMYAESAEEFNAGMDFLRSLVGEHSDLMNYIKETWLPFKHKFVKYAIDRYIHMGNTTTNRVEGAHAKLKACIKDSKSDMCATWATMNREHTFKDKLYDNLRGVVSRYALMLIAKEKTRVGKCGYTIRRTHSLPCSCRLGMMTTIPLTAVDQHWRRLTSTSAPDESQPVLGLRIATELEVIAKMFEEANVSRRQAIKERLREIAYPDQTSMCPPPNKLPTRGRPNEPKGSTRRIPCAWENVDALHGSKQASNSSAPQGKGRKTRSAKRKSIPSKQSAPKKRSKRISSKSTQLPPQHPPQHPKGKVYSANYIHEVLEFLREYVLDIHNVEDDDNCGYRCIYSLMGKGEQNWRQVREDMIKELTLRQGVYHGMYGTDKHYEKVLQDLHLAPNEYVTEEKWLCVSDRGYIVATMYQVLISSDFPLPTVNLQWMYHCTVEARGWQLPYLDRMTLFNKLSREANVDIHKVDGIINLAED, encoded by the exons ATGGTTGACAATAGAGTGAAGCCGGGTAACATGTTGCTGGCATTGAAGAATTCCAACCCTCAGAATCAGACTACCATAAGGCAAGTGTACAATGAGCGGATGGCACACATTAGGGCCAAGAGGAGACAATTGTCAGAGATGCAGCACTTGATGAGGTTGTTAGAGGAAGACAGGTACATGCACTGGTCCAGAACTGAAGAGGGTTCCACGGTGATCCGGTCCTTATTTTGGGCCCATCCAGTTTCCATCCACCTGTTCAGTCAATTTCCTACTGTTGTCTTGCTTGATAGCACGTACAAGACCAACAAGTATAGGATACCATTGCTGGAGATGGTTGGCATGACATCAGTTGCATTCACATACACCATCGGTTTTGGCTACATGTGCAATGAAC TTACAGCCACATTCCCTACAGCAACTCACTTGCTATGCCAATTCCATATTGCTAAGTGTGTGAAGGCAAAGTGCAAGCTCACTATCCAAGACAAGGAGATGTGGGATGATGTCGGGGACGCATGGAATAGAGTCATGTATGCCGAGTCAGCGGAGGAATTTAATGCAGGCATGGACTTCTTACGTTCACTTGTTGGGGAGCACTCTGACCTCATGAATTACATTAAGGAAACTTGGTTGCCATTTAAGCACAAGTTTGTGAAGTATGCGATTGACCGTTATATACACATGGGTAACACAACTACTAACAG GGTTGAAGGTGCACACGCAAAACTGAAAGCGTGCATCAAAGATAGCAAGAGTGACATGTGTGCGACTTGGGCAACTATGAACAG AGAGCATACATTTAAGGACAAGTTGTACGACAACCTGCGTGGTGTAGTATCAAGATATGCCCTCATGTTGATCGCAAAGGAGAAAACGCGCGTTGGAAAATGCGGCTACACTATCAGGAGGACACACAGCCTACCTTGTTCATGTCGCCTTGGTATGATGACCACTATTCCATTGACGGCAGTGGACCAACATTGGAGGAGGCTTACATCAACATCTGCACCTGATGAATCTCAACCTGTTTTGGGATTGAGGATTGCAACAGAGTTAGAGGTCATTGCAAAGATGTTTGAAGAAGCTAATGTTTCGAGAAGACAAGCTATCAAAGAGAGGCTTCGGGAGATTGCATACCCGGATCAGACTTCTATGTGTCCTCCTCCAAACAAGTTGCCTACAAGGGGTCGGCCCAATGAACCTAAGGGTTCTACCAGACGCATTCCTTGTGCTTGGGAGAATGTTGATGCATTACATGGGTCAAAGCAAGCTAGCAACTCATCAGCTCCACAAGGCAAGGGGCGTAAGACCCGGTCGGCAAAACGGAAGAGCATTCCTTCGAAGCAATCTGCacctaagaagagaagcaagAGGATATCAAGCAAGTCAACTCAGCTCCCGCCACAGCACCCGCCACAACACCCGAAAGGCAAAGTTTACTCGGCCAACTACATCCATGAAGTGCTCGAATTCCTCCGTGAATATGTCCTTGACATTCacaatgttgaagatgatgacaatTGTGGATATAGATGCATTTATTCCTTGATGGGTAAGGGAGAACAAAATTGGCGTCAAGTCCGAGAAGACATGATAAAGGAGCTTACATTACGGCAAGGTGTTTATCATGGTATGTATGGCACCGACAAACATTACGAAAAAGTACTACAAGACTTGCATCTTGCTCCAAATGAGTATGTAACGGAGGAGAAGTGGTTATGCGTGTCGGATAGGGGCTACATTGTTGCTACGATGTACCAG GTACTTATTTCAAGTGACTTTCCTTTGCCAACGGTTAATCTACAATGGATGTATCATTGTACTGTTGAAGCTCGTGGTTGGCAGCTACCATACCTGGATCGCATGACCCtgttcaacaaactctcccgaGAGGCAAATGTAGACATACATAAGGTCGATGGAATCATAAATCTTGCTGAAGATTAG